The Clostridia bacterium genome contains a region encoding:
- the rpe gene encoding ribulose-phosphate 3-epimerase yields the protein MIYISPSLLSFDFANIGKEAQELTANGADMLHCDVMDGVFVPNITFGIKFINDINKVCENVLDVHLMIINPEKYVELFISSGADIVTIHLEACGCVKETLQLIRNNGAKAGLSIKPNTPVEAIKPYLDLVDLILIMSVEPGFGGQGFIDGSLEKIKQARNLIGDRNILLEVDGGISQKNSAEVIKAGANCLVAGSAIFKSNDRAKSIIDLRKI from the coding sequence ATGATTTATATTTCTCCGTCGTTACTGTCGTTTGACTTTGCTAATATTGGCAAAGAGGCGCAGGAATTGACGGCAAACGGCGCTGATATGTTGCATTGCGACGTTATGGACGGTGTGTTTGTCCCTAACATTACTTTTGGCATTAAATTTATCAACGATATTAACAAAGTATGCGAAAATGTTCTAGACGTACATCTTATGATAATTAATCCCGAAAAATATGTCGAGCTATTTATTTCTTCGGGCGCAGATATTGTTACCATTCATTTAGAAGCGTGCGGTTGCGTTAAAGAAACGCTTCAACTTATTCGCAATAACGGCGCAAAAGCCGGTCTATCAATCAAACCAAATACGCCGGTAGAGGCAATAAAACCCTATTTAGATTTAGTCGACTTAATTCTTATTATGAGTGTCGAGCCGGGTTTTGGTGGGCAAGGCTTTATTGACGGTAGCTTAGAAAAAATTAAACAAGCTAGAAATTTAATAGGCGACCGCAATATTTTGCTTGAAGTTGACGGTGGCATAAGCCAAAAAAATTCTGCCGAAGTAATTAAGGCGGGCGCAAATTGTTTAGTTGCGGGTAGCGCAATATTTAAGTCAAACGATAGGGCAAAGAGTATAATCGACCTAAGAAAAATATAA
- the rlmN gene encoding 23S rRNA (adenine(2503)-C(2))-methyltransferase RlmN, whose product MKILTDYNLQGLEEVLSEYNIPSYKVKQIAVWLAKGYEFNDMSTLDKQLRTTLDSNFYAQGAKILQKFISRDGTIKYLFSLTDGNVVEGVFMRYNYGNTLCISTQVGCRMGCSFCASTLKGLIRNCSVGEMVSFVTLVNLDNGGTIEKRSVTNLVLMGSGEPLDNFDNVVAFLSAINSKDGLNISYRNISLSTCGIVPNIYALADLKLGVNLTISLHSAYQEKREEIMPIAKQYNLTELIEASKYYFTTTGRRVIFEYTLIDGVNDGLDDAYQLAQLTRGFSHHINLIRLNPVAERKHRPTNDQHAKYFLTKLTEFGCSATLRRQLGVDIAGACGQLRQSYLEQKVSKPIDKPIDNK is encoded by the coding sequence ATGAAAATTTTAACCGACTATAATTTGCAAGGGCTTGAAGAAGTTCTAAGCGAATACAATATACCTAGCTACAAAGTCAAACAAATTGCCGTATGGCTTGCTAAGGGCTACGAATTTAACGATATGTCAACGCTAGACAAACAGCTTAGGACAACGTTAGATTCTAATTTTTATGCTCAGGGAGCAAAAATTTTACAAAAATTTATTTCTCGTGACGGAACAATCAAATATTTGTTTTCTCTTACCGACGGCAACGTTGTAGAAGGCGTATTTATGCGTTACAATTATGGTAATACACTCTGTATTTCTACCCAAGTGGGCTGTCGAATGGGGTGTTCTTTTTGCGCAAGCACTTTAAAAGGGCTAATTCGTAACTGTTCGGTAGGCGAGATGGTTTCTTTCGTTACGCTTGTAAACTTAGATAATGGCGGAACAATAGAGAAACGCTCTGTGACAAATCTTGTGCTTATGGGTAGCGGAGAACCTCTTGATAATTTTGACAATGTTGTCGCTTTTTTGTCGGCAATTAACAGCAAAGACGGACTTAATATTAGTTATCGCAATATTTCTCTGTCAACTTGCGGAATTGTTCCTAATATCTACGCTCTTGCCGACCTAAAACTCGGCGTAAACTTAACCATATCGCTACATTCGGCATATCAAGAAAAGAGAGAAGAAATAATGCCGATTGCTAAGCAATACAATTTGACCGAACTAATCGAAGCGTCAAAATATTACTTTACAACTACGGGTAGGCGAGTTATTTTCGAATATACTTTAATAGACGGCGTAAATGACGGGCTTGACGACGCTTATCAATTAGCTCAACTTACAAGAGGGTTTAGCCACCATATAAATTTAATTAGGCTCAACCCCGTAGCCGAACGCAAGCATCGTCCAACAAACGACCAACACGCTAAATATTTTTTAACCAAACTTACCGAATTTGGTTGTTCTGCAACGCTTAGACGCCAACTCGGCGTAGATATTGCCGGCGCTTGCGGACAGCTTAGGCAGAGCTATTTAGAACAAAAAGTTTCAAAACCTATTGACAAACCAATAGATAACAAATAA
- a CDS encoding leucine-rich repeat protein, with translation MKKVKISIFILVILLFATCLVSCNSDHEHSYGRWTTTRESTCTKEGEREHSCVDCGHTEKQALPLAKHDGSNLKCQICIEHYSNEATHSSLDWVYEEIDGVAHNIKHCAKCDYNYEDIIVTKGLTYVEVDGGVEVIGAEDQKIKEVYVPYINEKGQKVVSIASQAFDGYKDIVEVSIPSELNHLGKFIFTNTRWWDRQQTGIVYLNNWLLGYKSQKPIGSLEIESGTVGIADEAFYSCTTLTGKLTIPNSVKHIGERAFTNCQFTSIEVDSGNLAYKSLGNCLIDINSKTLILGCLGSVIPNTTDDFTKIGDYAFFHCVNQSGKGINFTNIILPNGLISIGKYAFAECSGLTNNLILPNSLIDIGEGAFSKCSSLVGVTLPNAITEIKAKVFENCTKLSGELIIPKNITKIGDRAFYSCSSLTSLSLHDGLTQLGEEAFSRASSLNGTLIIPSSITAILARTFSYCGYDVITLNGNLDCIGEGAFFNCGNLKSIIWNNKISTIGTSAFANCVNLEGKLDLPNSISFLGANAFSNCEKLTSVDLPTKIDKISDGLFSNCTGLSGKLVLPDGILSIGAYAFYNCKNLIGELTIPNSVTAVLDCAFQDCTGFTKLNMSSCIKEIGQSAYDNCSGLVGEISLSGTLIEIRKEAFHNCTGVTLINIPSSVQIVGSNAFMRTGWWNSQPNNMPVYLDGWLIGYRGERLSGDFVLDASAFAIAERALASCDKLTRILIPNTIKYIMNDAFSGCDSLVIYANVKLPSQGWLARWNANSAEGFCTTVMDCTFDSQNTYLISFVVSQTNPYGQLEIDPTRQGYIFEGWFDNAECTGDKIKNIYFLKDDTRVYAKWTKV, from the coding sequence ATGAAAAAAGTTAAAATTAGCATATTTATTCTAGTCATACTTTTATTTGCCACCTGCTTAGTTAGCTGTAATAGCGACCACGAACATTCCTATGGTCGTTGGACTACAACACGTGAAAGTACTTGTACCAAAGAGGGCGAAAGAGAACATTCTTGCGTTGATTGTGGTCATACCGAAAAGCAGGCTTTGCCCCTTGCTAAACACGACGGAAGTAATTTAAAATGTCAAATATGTATTGAACACTACTCAAATGAAGCGACACACTCTTCTCTTGACTGGGTCTATGAAGAAATCGACGGCGTAGCTCACAATATAAAACATTGTGCTAAATGCGACTATAACTATGAAGATATTATTGTCACTAAGGGCTTAACCTATGTTGAAGTAGATGGCGGAGTAGAAGTAATTGGCGCAGAAGACCAAAAAATCAAAGAAGTATACGTGCCTTATATCAATGAGAAAGGTCAAAAAGTAGTAAGTATTGCTTCGCAAGCATTCGACGGTTACAAAGATATCGTTGAAGTTTCTATACCTAGCGAATTAAATCACTTAGGCAAATTTATATTTACCAACACACGTTGGTGGGATAGACAACAAACGGGAATAGTTTATTTAAATAATTGGTTACTTGGCTACAAGAGCCAAAAGCCGATAGGCAGTTTGGAAATAGAAAGCGGTACCGTTGGTATTGCCGACGAAGCTTTTTATAGCTGTACCACATTAACCGGCAAGTTAACTATTCCTAACTCGGTCAAACATATAGGCGAGAGAGCCTTCACTAACTGTCAATTTACTTCGATTGAAGTCGATAGCGGTAACTTAGCTTATAAAAGTTTAGGTAATTGTTTAATAGACATTAACTCAAAGACTTTGATACTTGGGTGCTTGGGTAGTGTTATTCCAAATACTACTGACGACTTTACAAAAATTGGCGATTACGCCTTCTTTCATTGCGTAAATCAAAGTGGCAAAGGCATTAACTTTACAAATATAATCTTACCTAACGGCTTGATAAGCATTGGCAAATATGCTTTTGCAGAGTGCTCCGGACTTACAAACAATTTAATCTTGCCTAATTCTTTAATTGATATTGGCGAGGGAGCGTTCTCTAAGTGTTCTTCGCTTGTTGGCGTAACATTACCAAACGCCATTACTGAAATTAAAGCAAAAGTATTTGAAAATTGTACTAAATTAAGTGGCGAACTGATAATTCCTAAAAACATAACAAAAATAGGCGACAGAGCGTTTTATAGCTGTTCGAGTTTAACTAGTTTGTCTTTGCACGACGGTTTAACACAGTTAGGAGAAGAAGCTTTTTCTAGGGCAAGTAGTTTAAATGGGACGTTAATTATTCCGTCCTCAATTACTGCGATTTTAGCAAGAACTTTTTCATATTGCGGATATGACGTAATTACACTTAACGGTAATCTTGATTGCATTGGAGAAGGAGCATTTTTCAACTGCGGTAATCTCAAATCAATTATTTGGAATAATAAAATAAGTACGATAGGAACTAGCGCCTTTGCAAATTGCGTCAATCTAGAAGGAAAGTTAGATTTACCTAATTCAATTTCCTTTTTAGGGGCAAATGCTTTTTCAAACTGCGAGAAATTAACAAGCGTTGATTTACCAACTAAAATTGATAAAATTAGCGACGGATTGTTTTCTAATTGTACCGGGCTTAGCGGTAAATTAGTGCTTCCCGACGGTATTTTAAGTATCGGCGCTTACGCCTTTTATAACTGTAAGAATCTTATCGGCGAACTAACTATACCAAATAGCGTTACCGCCGTGTTAGATTGCGCTTTTCAGGATTGTACAGGCTTTACCAAACTTAATATGTCTTCTTGTATTAAAGAGATTGGTCAATCTGCCTATGATAATTGTAGCGGTCTTGTAGGCGAGATTAGTCTAAGCGGTACTTTAATTGAAATTCGTAAGGAAGCATTTCATAATTGTACCGGAGTAACTTTAATAAATATTCCTAGTTCAGTCCAAATTGTCGGTAGCAACGCATTTATGCGTACGGGTTGGTGGAATAGCCAACCTAACAATATGCCGGTTTATCTTGACGGCTGGCTAATAGGATATCGTGGCGAAAGGTTAAGCGGAGATTTTGTTTTGGACGCTTCTGCTTTTGCAATAGCCGAACGTGCGCTTGCAAGCTGTGATAAATTGACAAGAATTTTAATACCAAATACAATTAAATATATTATGAACGACGCTTTTTCGGGGTGCGACTCGCTAGTTATCTATGCAAATGTCAAACTACCAAGCCAAGGTTGGCTTGCTAGATGGAATGCTAATTCGGCTGAGGGTTTTTGCACTACGGTTATGGATTGCACTTTTGACAGCCAGAATACGTATCTTATTTCTTTTGTAGTTAGTCAAACTAATCCCTACGGACAGTTGGAAATTGACCCTACTAGACAAGGCTATATATTTGAAGGTTGGTTTGATAACGCCGAATGTACGGGCGACAAAATTAAAAATATCTATTTTCTTAAAGATGACACAAGAGTTTACGCAAAGTGGACAAAAGTTTAA
- a CDS encoding phosphatase PAP2 family protein gives MQILSVIGNSFWFGWEVDLIVWLQQANGAFLTFLASALTMFGEELIMIGILGLLYWGLDKKFGEYIGFNLLVAITLNPLAKNIANRRRPYMDNSSIQCLKPVADGDIMDAVTQGFSFPSGHSTGAGALYPSLPFYKKKNWLIVLAIVIPLIVGLTRIYLGVHYPTDVIGGWALGLAVVFLVHLLRKAVKNKYFIYLAMLIVCSAGMFYCRTNDYFTSYGLLLGFVGGIFFEEKITKFENTKIWWRVILRVAVGGGLYLGLNALFKLPVTLFWGEAGKIWLETASAGNFAFRTIRYALVTFIAIGIYPMSFKLFDKLWLKMGLIKKVTATQAVTTENVVTATQETSIKEDNQENTAKQGEINQTQD, from the coding sequence ATGCAAATTTTATCAGTTATAGGCAATTCGTTTTGGTTTGGTTGGGAAGTTGACTTAATTGTTTGGCTTCAACAAGCAAATGGCGCTTTTCTAACTTTTTTAGCTTCGGCATTAACAATGTTTGGCGAAGAACTTATAATGATAGGCATACTTGGTCTTCTCTATTGGGGTTTAGACAAAAAATTCGGCGAGTATATTGGCTTTAACCTTCTTGTCGCAATTACGCTTAACCCGCTTGCAAAAAATATAGCTAATCGTCGAAGACCCTATATGGACAATTCCTCTATTCAATGCCTAAAACCCGTAGCCGACGGCGATATTATGGACGCAGTAACGCAAGGTTTCTCATTTCCCAGCGGTCACTCAACCGGCGCAGGAGCGTTGTATCCCAGCCTACCCTTTTATAAAAAGAAAAATTGGTTAATAGTGCTAGCTATTGTTATACCTTTAATTGTCGGGCTAACAAGAATTTATCTCGGCGTACACTATCCTACCGACGTAATCGGCGGTTGGGCGCTAGGTCTTGCAGTTGTCTTTCTTGTTCATTTACTTAGAAAAGCAGTTAAAAATAAATATTTTATTTATCTAGCTATGCTTATAGTATGTTCGGCGGGTATGTTTTATTGTAGAACAAACGACTATTTTACAAGCTATGGTTTGCTACTTGGGTTTGTCGGCGGTATTTTCTTTGAAGAAAAAATAACTAAGTTTGAAAATACTAAAATTTGGTGGCGAGTTATATTAAGGGTTGCCGTTGGCGGAGGACTGTATCTGGGTCTAAACGCTTTGTTCAAACTTCCCGTAACTCTTTTTTGGGGCGAAGCAGGTAAAATTTGGTTAGAAACAGCTTCGGCAGGCAACTTTGCATTCCGTACTATTAGATACGCCTTGGTCACTTTTATCGCTATTGGAATATATCCTATGAGTTTTAAATTATTTGACAAACTTTGGCTGAAAATGGGCTTAATAAAAAAAGTTACGGCTACGCAAGCAGTTACAACCGAAAATGTTGTTACGGCTACGCAAGAAACATCAATTAAAGAAGATAATCAAGAGAATACGGCAAAACAAGGCGAAATTAATCAAACGCAAGACTAA
- the rsgA gene encoding ribosome small subunit-dependent GTPase A: MSNSKNKILNGKVIKGVGGMFTVFSGERTYRVVARKKLKDYAIMVGDYCTFSLDGRVGCIETILTRKNSLVRPPIANIDRVFIVTAPEPSPDLSLIDKIIVNCIYQNIDYVIVVNKSELASCEFIQKINQNYKEIASIIYASCYNNQIDELFKSAQGGVSCFAGQSGVGKTSLINALVGHSVGLTGELSARIMRGKNTTRYASIINFEQIQLVDTSGFSLLDIDESTVKSSELMTYYPDFSEHARQCKFSTCTHTAEPDCMVKQAVSQNIICQGRYERYVELYKQLCQKEKDKY, encoded by the coding sequence ATGAGTAATAGTAAGAATAAAATTTTAAACGGTAAAGTAATTAAAGGCGTAGGCGGTATGTTTACGGTTTTTTCGGGCGAACGAACATATCGTGTCGTTGCACGGAAAAAACTAAAAGATTACGCCATAATGGTAGGCGACTATTGCACTTTTTCGCTTGATGGCAGGGTAGGCTGTATCGAAACAATTTTGACCAGGAAAAATAGTCTTGTTCGTCCGCCGATTGCCAACATAGATAGAGTTTTTATAGTAACTGCGCCCGAACCTAGCCCGGACTTATCTTTAATCGATAAGATAATAGTAAACTGTATTTACCAAAATATCGACTATGTAATTGTGGTAAACAAAAGCGAATTAGCTAGTTGCGAATTTATCCAAAAAATTAATCAAAACTATAAGGAAATAGCAAGTATTATTTACGCTTCTTGCTACAACAACCAAATAGATGAGCTTTTTAAGTCGGCGCAAGGCGGTGTAAGCTGTTTTGCAGGGCAATCGGGTGTTGGTAAGACCTCGTTAATCAACGCTCTCGTAGGGCATAGCGTAGGGCTTACAGGCGAGTTGTCAGCACGTATTATGCGTGGTAAAAATACTACTCGCTACGCATCGATTATAAATTTTGAGCAAATTCAGCTTGTGGATACTTCGGGGTTTTCTTTGCTTGATATTGACGAATCAACCGTAAAGAGTAGCGAACTTATGACTTACTACCCAGATTTTAGCGAGCATGCAAGACAATGCAAATTTAGCACTTGCACGCACACGGCAGAACCCGATTGTATGGTCAAGCAAGCCGTAAGCCAAAACATTATTTGTCAAGGCAGATATGAAAGGTATGTCGAGTTATATAAGCAACTTTGCCAAAAAGAAAAAGACAAATATTAA
- a CDS encoding Asp23/Gls24 family envelope stress response protein encodes MSLRTQNYYGAIIITSDVIASLAGYYALDCYGVVDMVPTRFSDTLADLFKINNKSRGVKVVVKGDRIFVDLFVVFRYGISISAVAESLKSTVKYELEKFSGMIVQTVNVHVVGVKL; translated from the coding sequence ATGTCACTACGCACCCAAAATTATTATGGTGCTATTATCATAACTAGCGACGTAATAGCGTCACTGGCTGGTTATTATGCCTTAGACTGTTACGGCGTTGTCGATATGGTCCCTACACGTTTTTCTGATACCCTAGCAGATTTATTCAAAATTAATAACAAGAGCAGAGGCGTTAAAGTGGTAGTTAAGGGCGACAGAATTTTTGTCGACCTCTTTGTCGTGTTTAGATATGGCATATCCATTTCCGCCGTTGCCGAGTCTTTAAAGAGTACAGTCAAATACGAACTTGAAAAATTTTCTGGTATGATTGTACAGACAGTCAACGTTCACGTCGTTGGCGTAAAATTGTAA
- a CDS encoding DAK2 domain-containing protein — MVAARLNANKIITPPILKKMLIAGGKNIKLNRAQIDSLNVFPVPDGDTGTNMSLTMASVIDGLSVDAGSKMEIVCDIVSKGALKGARGNSGVILSQILKGFSLVVAESQEIDTRIFAKAMKKGTELAYSAVSRPREGTMLTVIRVMSEKALELSKFVNDFEDFFNKLISCGEEILAQTPEMLDVLKKAGVVDSGGFGLVVLFRGMLKGYLGQEIEEGLETSSPDNNVIQSKGFDDGSDGVFIDYHNLDEIEFAYCTEFFIINIYKKTTLSNIDKMREYFNEIGDSVVVVGDLDLIKVHVHSNNPGLVLAHALQLGELDRVKIENMLEQNRELKKKLEAERKPIGVLSICAGEGFANIFKDLLVDQIVSGGQTMNPSAEDIASSARKINADNIIILPNNKNIVLAAEQARSLINNKDLYVIPTSNIPQGISAMLSYNPDSSLPEILAEMNSSIVSVRDASVTYAVRNSQIDNLKLSQGDIIGIERGNIVCKGKDKGEVVKDLIKKMKKESDEIVTLYYGADVPEQEANKLLEQLQEAYPDCEFCMFFGGQPLYYYIMSIE, encoded by the coding sequence ATGGTAGCAGCTAGACTTAACGCAAACAAAATTATAACGCCTCCAATACTCAAAAAGATGTTAATTGCCGGCGGAAAAAATATTAAACTCAATCGTGCTCAAATAGATTCCTTAAACGTTTTCCCCGTGCCTGACGGCGACACCGGCACAAATATGTCGCTAACTATGGCATCGGTTATTGACGGACTTAGCGTTGACGCCGGGTCTAAAATGGAAATTGTGTGCGATATTGTAAGCAAAGGCGCTCTTAAAGGCGCAAGGGGTAACAGCGGAGTTATTCTATCACAAATTCTCAAAGGTTTTAGCCTTGTTGTAGCCGAGTCGCAAGAAATAGACACAAGAATATTTGCTAAGGCTATGAAAAAAGGCACAGAGTTAGCTTACTCGGCGGTTTCTCGTCCTAGGGAAGGCACAATGCTTACCGTAATTAGAGTAATGAGCGAAAAGGCGCTTGAACTAAGCAAATTTGTAAATGACTTTGAAGATTTTTTCAATAAACTTATCTCTTGTGGCGAAGAAATTTTGGCGCAAACACCCGAAATGCTTGATGTGCTTAAAAAGGCCGGCGTAGTTGACTCGGGCGGTTTTGGTTTAGTCGTTTTATTTAGGGGTATGTTGAAGGGCTATCTTGGACAAGAAATTGAAGAGGGTCTAGAAACTTCTTCTCCCGATAACAACGTTATACAGAGCAAAGGCTTTGACGATGGTAGCGACGGCGTATTTATAGATTATCACAATTTAGACGAAATAGAATTTGCCTATTGTACAGAATTCTTTATTATTAATATTTACAAGAAGACAACTTTGTCTAATATTGACAAAATGCGTGAGTATTTTAACGAAATAGGCGACTCGGTTGTAGTAGTAGGCGACCTTGATTTAATAAAAGTTCACGTTCACTCTAATAATCCCGGCTTAGTGCTTGCTCACGCCCTTCAATTAGGCGAGCTTGACAGGGTTAAAATTGAGAATATGCTTGAACAGAACCGTGAGCTTAAAAAGAAGCTCGAAGCCGAACGCAAACCCATTGGCGTTTTGTCAATTTGCGCAGGCGAAGGTTTTGCAAATATCTTTAAAGATTTGCTGGTAGACCAAATTGTGTCCGGCGGACAAACAATGAACCCTTCGGCAGAAGATATTGCGTCTTCGGCTCGTAAAATTAATGCCGACAACATTATCATTCTACCCAACAACAAAAATATTGTTTTAGCCGCAGAACAAGCGAGAAGTTTAATCAACAACAAAGACCTTTACGTTATACCAACTTCAAATATTCCTCAGGGTATTTCAGCTATGCTTAGCTACAACCCCGACAGTTCTCTACCCGAGATTTTAGCCGAAATGAACAGTTCTATTGTATCGGTTAGAGATGCAAGCGTTACTTATGCGGTTAGAAATTCTCAAATAGACAATCTTAAACTTTCGCAAGGCGATATTATAGGCATCGAAAGGGGCAATATCGTTTGTAAGGGCAAAGACAAGGGCGAAGTTGTTAAAGATTTAATTAAAAAGATGAAGAAGGAAAGCGACGAGATAGTCACGCTTTACTACGGCGCCGATGTTCCCGAACAAGAAGCTAACAAACTTCTTGAACAGTTACAAGAAGCTTACCCCGATTGCGAATTTTGTATGTTTTTTGGCGGTCAACCATTATATTATTACATTATGTCTATCGAATAA
- the rpmB gene encoding 50S ribosomal protein L28: MAKVCALCGKSKMSGNLVSHSKRKTPRTYSANLQKVKLEIDGKESSEYVCTRCLRTLDKDGK; the protein is encoded by the coding sequence ATGGCAAAAGTATGTGCTTTATGTGGCAAAAGCAAAATGTCTGGCAATCTTGTATCTCACTCTAAACGCAAGACACCAAGGACTTATAGCGCTAATCTACAAAAGGTTAAATTAGAAATTGACGGCAAAGAATCTTCCGAATATGTTTGCACCCGTTGTTTAAGAACGTTGGACAAAGACGGAAAATAA
- a CDS encoding gamma-glutamyl-gamma-aminobutyrate hydrolase family protein (Members of this family of hydrolases with an active site Cys residue belong to MEROPS family C26.), producing MKVAIIRDVCKANNDQLCTNQYVVAVTSQGAVADIIDYPLDESSAKEVYENYDAFVISGGADIDPALYGEERLYYVAGGEKRDELEKNLIPLLLSGDKPVLCICRGMQMSNILCGGSLYQDINKQIFNDDVLIEHNKEGLLHQVSILPDTKLGKYLSGTILVNSLHHQSVKTLGKGFVINAVSSDGVIEGIERDDNEFYLCVQWHPEKLVEQTAQQSLFKALIDHINK from the coding sequence ATGAAAGTAGCCATTATTCGAGATGTTTGTAAGGCAAATAACGACCAACTATGCACAAATCAATACGTAGTAGCGGTAACAAGTCAAGGGGCGGTGGCGGATATAATCGATTATCCGCTAGATGAAAGTTCGGCAAAAGAAGTCTATGAGAATTATGACGCTTTTGTAATTTCAGGCGGGGCTGACATTGACCCTGCTCTTTACGGCGAAGAACGACTGTATTACGTAGCAGGCGGCGAAAAAAGAGACGAGCTTGAAAAAAATCTTATTCCGTTATTGCTTAGCGGCGATAAGCCTGTGTTATGTATTTGTAGAGGAATGCAAATGAGCAATATTTTATGTGGCGGAAGTTTGTATCAAGACATCAATAAACAAATATTCAACGACGATGTTTTAATAGAACATAACAAAGAAGGTTTGCTACATCAAGTTAGCATTTTACCCGACACCAAACTGGGCAAATATTTAAGCGGAACAATTCTTGTCAATAGTTTGCATCATCAATCCGTAAAGACTCTTGGCAAGGGTTTTGTAATTAACGCCGTATCTAGCGATGGAGTAATCGAAGGAATAGAACGTGACGATAATGAGTTTTATCTTTGCGTTCAGTGGCACCCCGAAAAATTAGTTGAGCAGACAGCTCAACAGAGTTTATTTAAGGCGTTAATCGACCATATAAATAAATAA
- the rsmB gene encoding 16S rRNA (cytosine(967)-C(5))-methyltransferase RsmB — translation MNNAFLASYNCLDQIFRQQAYSEIALNNTLISCNVRDKSLVTKIVYGVLDNNLHLEYIISGFAKSIKPVIKIILKIGVYCLKFLSIPVYAVINDCAELTKTTGKTQLVGFVNATLRNIYDALTADKIFYPKDKTTYLSIYYSFPLFATKLLIEQYGVSDTIKILSHKFDHNTHIRINLEKISLNDFLEYVKDKKSATFESPLDDCLFVKGGLIGIDPTYYTAMSLGSCLVTRCISCVGQARVLDLCSAPGGKAVYLAQLNKSARIVACDIYPHRLSLIASYAKRMGVENRLNIVESDATEFNPNFASNYDYVLCDAPCSGFGVFYGKPDIKLFRTEQNLQELIAIQGKILANASKYVKVGGILVYSTCSLLKQENQDIVDAFLANHSNFALSPFSLDGYVINQACKQFLPYEDNVEGYYVARLVRKS, via the coding sequence ATGAATAACGCTTTTTTAGCTTCTTATAATTGTTTAGACCAAATATTTAGGCAACAAGCGTATAGCGAGATTGCCCTAAATAACACTTTAATTAGCTGTAATGTCAGGGATAAATCGCTTGTGACTAAGATTGTCTATGGCGTGCTTGACAACAACTTACACCTAGAATATATTATTTCGGGGTTTGCAAAGTCAATTAAACCCGTAATAAAAATTATACTTAAAATAGGCGTTTATTGTTTAAAATTTTTATCCATACCTGTTTATGCCGTAATCAACGACTGCGCCGAACTTACTAAAACAACAGGCAAAACTCAACTTGTAGGCTTTGTAAACGCAACTTTACGTAATATTTATGACGCCCTTACCGCCGACAAAATATTTTATCCTAAGGACAAAACGACCTATCTATCAATTTACTATTCTTTTCCACTTTTCGCTACGAAATTGTTAATCGAACAATACGGCGTTAGCGATACAATTAAAATTCTTTCTCACAAATTTGACCACAATACGCATATAAGAATTAATTTAGAAAAAATAAGTCTTAACGACTTTTTAGAATATGTCAAAGACAAAAAGTCCGCAACTTTTGAGTCGCCTCTTGACGACTGCTTGTTTGTAAAAGGCGGGTTAATTGGAATTGACCCAACGTATTATACGGCTATGTCGCTAGGTAGCTGTCTTGTAACAAGATGTATTAGTTGCGTAGGTCAAGCCCGAGTGTTAGACTTGTGTTCTGCGCCCGGAGGCAAAGCTGTTTATCTTGCTCAACTCAACAAGTCTGCAAGAATTGTAGCTTGCGACATCTATCCGCATAGACTCTCTTTAATCGCCTCGTACGCTAAACGTATGGGGGTTGAGAATAGACTTAATATAGTTGAAAGCGACGCAACCGAATTTAATCCAAACTTTGCTTCTAACTACGACTATGTTTTATGCGATGCGCCTTGTTCGGGTTTTGGCGTCTTTTATGGCAAGCCCGATATTAAACTATTTAGAACGGAGCAAAATTTACAAGAATTAATTGCAATACAAGGCAAGATTTTAGCAAATGCCTCAAAATATGTAAAAGTAGGCGGAATTTTAGTATATTCGACTTGTTCGCTACTCAAACAAGAGAACCAAGATATAGTTGACGCTTTTCTTGCAAATCATTCGAATTTTGCCTTGTCGCCGTTTAGCCTAGACGGATATGTAATCAATCAAGCTTGCAAACAATTTCTTCCTTACGAAGATAATGTCGAGGGCTACTACGTAGCAAGACTTGTTAGAAAATCTTAA